A stretch of Arthrobacter sunyaminii DNA encodes these proteins:
- a CDS encoding ABC transporter ATP-binding protein, producing the protein MYTDASEVPGPVALRLERVSKSYRTGNARVPALREVSLSVPAGTFTAVMGPSGSGKSTLLQCAAGLDTPDSGRVLLGSTDMSRLRRRALPAFRRDHVGFVFQSYNLLPQLSVVRNVTLPLLLGGRSVERDWLKYVLEAVGLAGLDERKPQELSGGQQQRAAIARALITRPEAVFADEPTGALDSAAARQVLDLLRHTVTDLGQTVVMVTHDPAAACSADNVLFLADGQLDGSMANASVRDITERVAYLGER; encoded by the coding sequence ATGTACACCGATGCCAGTGAAGTCCCCGGACCGGTTGCTCTGCGGCTGGAGAGAGTGTCCAAGAGCTACCGCACCGGAAACGCCCGCGTTCCGGCCCTGCGTGAGGTCTCCCTGTCGGTGCCGGCCGGAACCTTTACCGCCGTCATGGGACCCTCCGGTTCCGGCAAGAGCACGCTGCTGCAGTGCGCCGCCGGACTGGACACCCCGGACAGCGGACGGGTGCTGCTGGGATCCACTGACATGTCCCGCCTGCGCAGGAGGGCCTTGCCGGCTTTCCGCCGCGACCACGTCGGGTTTGTGTTCCAGTCCTACAACCTGCTGCCCCAGCTTTCCGTCGTCCGCAACGTGACCCTGCCGCTGCTGCTGGGCGGGCGCAGCGTGGAACGGGATTGGCTCAAGTACGTTCTGGAAGCTGTGGGACTGGCCGGGCTCGATGAGCGGAAGCCGCAGGAACTGTCCGGCGGACAGCAGCAGAGGGCAGCAATCGCGCGGGCCCTGATCACACGCCCGGAGGCCGTCTTCGCGGACGAGCCCACCGGTGCCCTGGATTCCGCCGCCGCCCGCCAGGTCCTGGACCTGCTGCGGCACACTGTGACCGATCTTGGCCAAACCGTGGTCATGGTGACCCATGATCCGGCGGCGGCCTGTTCGGCGGACAACGTCCTTTTCCTCGCCGACGGGCAGCTGGACGGCAGTATGGCCAATGCCAGCGTCCGGGACATCACCGAGCGTGTGGCCTACCTGGGGGAGCGGTGA
- a CDS encoding FtsX-like permease family protein, protein MFALALSSIRHNRGGFAGVFVAVFLCAGLMTGMGVLIESGLRGGTAPQRLAGADVVIGAPQSMPVPEDIAVPFPERVLLPKDKVAEIASVPGVERAVGNVSIPLATGGGQRIEAAAWDSAALAPYTLVSGRAPQAADEVVLDGSFGTGPGSSIELSHGGESAQYTVTGTVAAGGSSGSKGAVSGEPAAFLSSSGAEALWPHGNAVTTVGVIAEPGADPRELAAAIETEVDGVVAYTGERRGDAEALGGAAGRSMLLLLSASLAGTAVMTAVFVTAGTLSLSIMSRRREFALLRAVGAGTRQTLGLILREVLLVAGVAALLGTLPGFWLAQLLARQFTTGGIIPAGFALAYSPLPALAAMALSVAAAAGASLAAARGAVRTTPTTALREAVTENQALGRRRTITGLVLLGAGLVAALTPLAVPGLAGLTAAAGSALLLIIAAGVLGPRIVAGVLQAVRPLLRRSPSASMVLAEANTAAFPRRLAAGMVPLALAVALGSVQLFMAPTVEAEAAQQSRDSITADYLVSAPAGISADLAARIAAVPGVQAATPVARSAVLAQTTFLGMEDTVEAYMISGLGEQDLFSTLDLGTREGSLERLAEPGTVALSEDLARSSGTRVGEEFSFHYGDGTEAAAVVVATYERGLGFGDLAIDNGTLREHTTSALNDYVLITADSGADTGGLSAAMEDLGLTMLDRDALGAAGAAERSSESWISVVGLLVLLGYVGLSVVNSLVMATARRRPELMLLRALGATDRQLRRMTGVEAALMVTTAVLLGSLLALPPLIGIAFNVSGQPVPTIVPGIFLALAGTTAALGLGSIAVATRAALRQVRE, encoded by the coding sequence ATGTTTGCACTTGCTCTGTCATCCATCCGGCACAACCGCGGCGGTTTTGCCGGTGTCTTTGTTGCCGTGTTCCTGTGCGCGGGGCTGATGACCGGCATGGGGGTCCTCATCGAATCGGGACTGCGCGGCGGTACCGCTCCGCAGCGCCTGGCCGGTGCCGACGTTGTCATCGGAGCTCCGCAGTCCATGCCCGTGCCTGAGGATATTGCCGTGCCCTTTCCCGAGCGCGTACTGCTTCCCAAAGACAAGGTGGCCGAAATTGCTTCGGTGCCCGGGGTGGAGCGGGCGGTAGGGAACGTTAGCATCCCGCTGGCTACCGGCGGCGGGCAGCGTATTGAGGCAGCCGCGTGGGATTCGGCGGCGCTGGCACCCTACACGCTGGTGTCCGGCCGGGCTCCGCAGGCAGCGGACGAGGTCGTGCTGGACGGCTCCTTTGGGACAGGACCGGGGTCCAGCATTGAACTGTCCCACGGGGGAGAGTCCGCTCAGTACACCGTGACCGGTACCGTCGCAGCTGGTGGGAGTTCCGGGAGCAAGGGCGCCGTGTCCGGCGAACCCGCAGCTTTCCTCAGTTCCTCCGGCGCGGAAGCCCTGTGGCCGCACGGGAATGCCGTCACCACAGTTGGAGTGATCGCGGAACCCGGCGCTGACCCCCGGGAACTGGCAGCCGCCATCGAAACGGAAGTGGACGGCGTCGTCGCCTACACCGGAGAGCGCCGCGGAGATGCGGAGGCCTTAGGCGGTGCCGCCGGCCGGTCCATGTTGCTGCTGCTCAGCGCGTCCCTGGCCGGGACGGCGGTCATGACAGCTGTCTTTGTCACGGCGGGAACCCTGTCCCTGTCCATCATGTCGCGCCGCCGGGAGTTCGCGCTCCTGCGTGCAGTCGGCGCCGGAACCCGACAGACCCTGGGGCTGATTCTGCGTGAAGTGTTGCTCGTCGCGGGAGTCGCCGCGCTCCTGGGCACACTGCCCGGATTCTGGCTTGCACAGCTGCTGGCACGGCAATTTACAACCGGCGGAATTATTCCCGCAGGCTTTGCCCTGGCCTACAGTCCGCTCCCGGCGCTCGCGGCCATGGCGTTGAGCGTCGCTGCCGCTGCCGGAGCCTCGCTCGCGGCTGCCCGCGGAGCCGTACGGACGACACCGACCACGGCCCTGCGTGAAGCTGTCACCGAAAACCAGGCACTGGGGCGGCGGCGGACCATTACCGGACTGGTCCTGCTGGGCGCCGGTCTGGTTGCAGCACTCACGCCGCTGGCCGTTCCCGGACTGGCAGGCCTGACGGCGGCCGCGGGAAGCGCCTTGCTGCTGATCATCGCGGCGGGAGTCCTGGGCCCCCGGATTGTGGCTGGTGTCCTCCAAGCGGTACGGCCGCTGCTGCGGCGCAGCCCGTCCGCTTCCATGGTGCTGGCCGAGGCCAATACTGCTGCCTTTCCCCGGAGGCTGGCAGCCGGCATGGTTCCGCTGGCTCTGGCGGTGGCCCTGGGGTCTGTCCAGTTATTCATGGCGCCCACGGTGGAGGCCGAAGCGGCGCAGCAGTCTCGTGATTCAATCACGGCCGATTATCTGGTCTCCGCACCCGCCGGTATCTCCGCGGATCTTGCCGCACGGATTGCGGCAGTGCCGGGCGTGCAGGCCGCAACACCCGTAGCCAGGTCCGCGGTTCTCGCGCAAACCACCTTCCTGGGGATGGAAGACACCGTGGAGGCGTACATGATCTCCGGGCTGGGCGAACAGGACCTGTTTTCAACGCTGGATCTGGGCACCCGTGAGGGTTCACTGGAACGGCTGGCAGAGCCCGGCACCGTAGCGCTCAGCGAAGACCTGGCCCGGTCCTCAGGCACCAGGGTGGGCGAAGAATTTTCCTTCCACTATGGGGACGGTACCGAGGCTGCCGCCGTCGTTGTTGCAACCTATGAGCGGGGACTGGGATTCGGTGATCTGGCCATCGACAACGGAACCCTGCGGGAACACACCACCTCGGCACTCAACGACTATGTGCTGATCACTGCGGACTCCGGTGCGGATACCGGCGGGCTGAGTGCCGCCATGGAAGACCTGGGGCTGACGATGCTGGACCGTGACGCGCTGGGTGCTGCCGGGGCTGCCGAACGAAGTTCTGAGTCCTGGATTTCCGTTGTTGGCCTGCTGGTCCTGCTGGGATATGTCGGTCTGTCCGTGGTCAACAGCTTGGTCATGGCCACCGCCCGCCGGCGCCCGGAGCTCATGCTGCTGCGTGCGCTGGGGGCCACGGACCGGCAACTGCGGCGTATGACCGGCGTGGAGGCTGCGCTGATGGTGACAACCGCGGTTTTGCTGGGAAGCCTGCTCGCCCTGCCGCCGCTGATCGGCATCGCTTTCAACGTTTCCGGGCAGCCTGTTCCCACCATTGTTCCGGGGATATTCCTCGCACTGGCAGGGACGACGGCGGCACTTGGGCTGGGCTCCATCGCCGTGGCCACACGTGCCGCACTGCGGCAGGTGCGGGAATAA
- a CDS encoding MDR family MFS transporter, translated as MSNNPSSVATSAPPSSTASKSRKPAAPDALDPRTKTVIGLLLVSSFVVILNETIMSVALPRLMADLNITAGTAQWLTTGFMLTMAVVIPATGFLLQRFSMRGLFMTAMSLFSAGTLLAALAPGFGTLLCGRIIQAGGTAIMLPLLMTTVLNAVPAHRRGRMMGTISIVIAVAPAIGPTVSGIILNALDWRWMFWLVLPIAVLSLVVGALKVQNLTEPKKVPFDALSIVLSTLAFGGLIFGLSSIGEAAQGEALMPLWIPLTIGALAMAGFVFRQLVLQRTDRALMDLRTFASKPFVVAIVLVLVSMMALFGCLIVLPLYLQNVLGLSTLNTGLLLLPGGAVMAILSPIVGGLFDKFGPRPLVIPGALVLSGALWGMTTLDESSPVPVVIVLHCLLNAGLGFIFTPLFTSALGSLDKSLYSHGSAIINTLQQLAGAAGTAVFITLMTTGTTDAVNDGMAGIPAAAAGVHTAFFWGAVISLVALAASFFVRRPTNELPDGVTIH; from the coding sequence TTGAGTAATAACCCGTCTTCCGTCGCCACTTCCGCGCCGCCGTCGTCCACCGCATCGAAAAGCCGTAAACCGGCCGCACCCGACGCCCTGGACCCGCGCACCAAGACCGTGATCGGGTTGTTGCTCGTCTCGTCCTTCGTGGTAATCCTGAATGAAACCATCATGAGCGTTGCGCTGCCGCGCCTGATGGCTGATCTGAATATCACCGCCGGTACGGCCCAGTGGCTAACCACCGGGTTCATGCTGACCATGGCCGTGGTCATCCCCGCCACCGGGTTCCTGCTCCAGCGGTTCTCCATGCGCGGCCTCTTCATGACCGCCATGTCGCTCTTCAGCGCGGGAACACTGCTCGCGGCACTGGCCCCGGGGTTCGGAACGCTGCTTTGCGGCCGTATCATTCAGGCCGGCGGGACCGCCATCATGCTGCCGCTGCTGATGACCACGGTGCTAAACGCCGTCCCGGCCCACCGGCGCGGACGCATGATGGGCACCATTTCCATCGTCATCGCCGTCGCCCCCGCCATTGGCCCCACCGTTTCAGGCATCATCCTCAATGCCCTGGACTGGCGCTGGATGTTCTGGCTGGTTCTGCCGATCGCGGTGCTCTCCCTCGTGGTGGGTGCACTGAAGGTGCAAAACCTGACCGAACCCAAGAAGGTTCCCTTTGATGCGCTCTCGATCGTGCTGTCCACTCTGGCCTTCGGCGGACTGATCTTTGGCCTGAGCAGCATCGGCGAAGCCGCCCAGGGCGAGGCCCTGATGCCGCTGTGGATTCCCCTGACCATTGGGGCCCTGGCCATGGCCGGATTTGTTTTCCGCCAGCTGGTACTCCAGCGCACGGACCGGGCGCTGATGGACCTTCGCACGTTCGCCAGCAAGCCCTTTGTCGTTGCCATAGTCCTGGTTCTGGTCAGCATGATGGCGCTGTTCGGCTGCCTGATTGTTCTTCCGCTCTATTTGCAGAATGTCCTGGGCCTCAGCACCTTGAACACCGGTCTGCTGCTCCTGCCCGGCGGTGCCGTCATGGCGATCCTTTCCCCGATTGTGGGAGGACTTTTCGACAAGTTTGGTCCCCGCCCGCTGGTGATCCCCGGTGCACTGGTGCTCAGCGGCGCGCTGTGGGGCATGACTACGCTGGACGAGTCCAGCCCCGTGCCCGTAGTAATCGTGCTCCACTGCCTGCTCAACGCCGGCCTGGGTTTCATCTTCACGCCACTGTTCACCTCGGCCCTGGGCTCCCTGGACAAATCGCTCTACTCCCACGGCAGTGCGATCATCAATACGCTTCAGCAGCTGGCCGGTGCCGCGGGCACAGCAGTCTTCATCACCCTCATGACCACCGGAACCACGGATGCGGTCAACGACGGAATGGCGGGCATTCCGGCCGCTGCGGCCGGTGTGCACACTGCATTCTTCTGGGGTGCGGTCATCTCGCTGGTGGCCCTGGCTGCGTCCTTCTTTGTACGCCGGCCCACCAATGAACTGCCCGACGGCGTGACCATCCACTAA
- a CDS encoding histone-like nucleoid-structuring protein Lsr2: MAQKTQVLLIDDLTGEDAQETVKVGLDGAQYEVDLTSEHAAELREKLSPYISSGRRLRGGSSGRSSRRDSAPRSDNSRMIREWAVANGYKPSARGRISQEIRDAYNAAQS, from the coding sequence GTGGCTCAGAAAACTCAAGTTCTGTTGATTGATGACCTTACCGGTGAAGACGCTCAGGAAACGGTGAAAGTCGGCCTGGACGGGGCCCAGTATGAAGTGGACCTGACATCGGAGCATGCGGCTGAGCTTCGGGAAAAGCTGAGCCCTTATATCTCCAGCGGACGCCGTCTGCGGGGCGGTTCCAGCGGGCGCAGCTCCCGGCGCGACAGTGCGCCGCGCAGCGACAACAGCCGAATGATTCGTGAATGGGCTGTTGCAAACGGCTATAAACCAAGCGCGCGCGGCCGCATCAGCCAGGAAATCCGGGACGCGTACAACGCTGCCCAGAGCTGA
- a CDS encoding cobalamin-independent methionine synthase II family protein → MTHDHIPTTHAGSLPRTPELIAANAARTFADDGFTLERTSEFDGLLTGAVIDLVQRQKDLGITIPGDGEYGKAMSNAVDYGAWWTYSFQRTAGLELTEFNPITAGPLRSEPGNVRLTSFADRRDWTRFAAAYSDPESGIHLGRNATSFPTATGPISYTGHAALASDIDNLKSGLEAADLPTGFITALSPGSASRIGNDYYGSEEEFIYAWADVLREEYRAIVEAGLVVQIDDPSIAENWDQINPEPSVEDYLRFTQIRVEALNYALRGLPEEQIRFHVCWGSWHGPHTTDIEFSAIVDLVLGINAGAYSFEAANARHEHEWTIWRDRQLPEGKVLIPGVVSHATNVVEHPELVAQRIERFAGLVGRENVIAGTDCGLGGRIHPDIAAAKLESLGAGAQLAGRRLFAGVSSTS, encoded by the coding sequence ATGACGCATGATCACATTCCCACCACCCACGCCGGCTCTTTGCCCCGGACGCCGGAACTGATTGCAGCCAACGCCGCACGCACTTTCGCAGACGACGGGTTCACCCTGGAACGAACCTCCGAATTCGACGGGTTGCTTACCGGAGCGGTAATCGATCTGGTGCAGCGGCAAAAGGATCTTGGCATAACCATTCCGGGCGACGGCGAATACGGCAAGGCGATGTCCAATGCGGTGGACTACGGGGCGTGGTGGACATACAGCTTCCAGCGCACCGCAGGTCTGGAACTCACCGAGTTCAATCCCATCACTGCCGGCCCGCTGCGCAGTGAACCCGGAAACGTCCGGCTGACGTCGTTCGCTGACAGGAGGGACTGGACCCGATTCGCTGCAGCTTATTCGGATCCGGAAAGCGGAATTCACCTGGGCAGGAACGCCACCTCGTTTCCCACAGCCACCGGACCCATCAGCTATACCGGCCACGCGGCCTTGGCCAGCGACATTGACAACCTCAAATCAGGATTGGAAGCCGCCGATCTTCCCACCGGATTTATCACGGCGCTGTCGCCGGGATCTGCCAGCCGCATCGGCAATGACTACTACGGCAGTGAAGAAGAATTCATCTACGCGTGGGCCGACGTCCTCCGGGAGGAATACAGGGCCATCGTCGAAGCCGGTCTTGTTGTGCAGATCGATGATCCGTCCATTGCCGAAAACTGGGACCAGATCAATCCCGAGCCAAGCGTGGAAGACTACCTTCGGTTCACCCAAATCCGCGTTGAGGCTTTGAACTATGCCCTCCGCGGGCTGCCGGAGGAGCAGATCCGATTCCATGTGTGCTGGGGATCCTGGCACGGACCGCACACCACCGACATCGAGTTCAGCGCCATCGTGGACCTGGTCCTGGGCATCAACGCCGGCGCTTATTCCTTTGAAGCAGCCAACGCCCGGCACGAGCACGAATGGACCATCTGGCGCGACAGGCAGCTGCCGGAAGGCAAGGTCCTGATTCCCGGCGTCGTTTCCCATGCCACCAACGTGGTGGAGCATCCGGAACTGGTAGCCCAGCGCATTGAACGCTTTGCCGGGCTCGTGGGCCGGGAGAACGTCATTGCCGGGACCGACTGCGGTCTGGGCGGCCGGATCCATCCGGATATTGCCGCTGCGAAACTCGAGTCACTGGGCGCAGGCGCGCAGCTTGCCGGACGCCGCCTGTTCGCCGGGGTGTCTTCCACCAGCTAG
- a CDS encoding acyl-CoA dehydrogenase family protein: protein MTAGIANQPEITEPSEAMETPEATGFSFDPTAVQDVDSDLYLLDNLLDEQARDVQRRVRAFVDNDLLPVINDYWERAEVPYELIPKLAALNIAGGTIQGHGCPGLTRLAASTAAAELARGDGSINTFFGVHSGLAMGSIDMLGSEEQKQRWLPPMARFEKIGAFALTEPEHGSDSVSLETSARREGDEYVLNGSKRWIGNASFADVVIIYARDEADGAVKAFVMEKDGEGNHPAGYNATVITGKMGKRAVLQPNITIEDLRIPAENRLDHCNSFKDVNKVLAATRGGVAWEALGHAVAAYEIAVAYAKTRVQFGKEIGRFQLVQNKLANMLAQLTAIKLTCFRLNELADEGSMTSPMASMAKMFAARQGRWICSEARDIMGGNGLLLENHVARHLTDMEVVFTYEGTDSMQSLILGRHITGFSAFA, encoded by the coding sequence ATGACCGCAGGAATTGCAAACCAACCGGAAATTACTGAGCCGAGCGAAGCCATGGAAACTCCGGAGGCGACCGGTTTCAGCTTCGATCCGACCGCGGTGCAGGACGTTGACAGTGACCTGTACCTCTTGGACAACCTCCTCGATGAGCAGGCGCGCGATGTCCAGCGCCGGGTGCGCGCCTTTGTGGACAATGATCTTCTGCCGGTCATCAATGACTACTGGGAGCGCGCTGAGGTTCCGTATGAATTGATCCCGAAACTGGCGGCCCTGAATATTGCCGGCGGAACCATCCAGGGTCACGGATGCCCCGGGCTGACCCGGCTTGCCGCTTCCACCGCAGCGGCTGAGCTGGCCCGCGGGGACGGATCCATCAACACGTTTTTTGGTGTGCATTCCGGCCTGGCCATGGGCAGCATCGACATGCTGGGCTCCGAGGAACAGAAGCAGCGTTGGCTGCCGCCCATGGCGAGGTTCGAAAAAATCGGTGCCTTTGCGCTGACCGAGCCGGAACACGGTTCAGATTCCGTGTCACTGGAGACCTCTGCCCGGCGAGAAGGGGACGAATACGTCCTTAACGGCAGCAAGCGGTGGATCGGCAACGCAAGCTTCGCCGACGTCGTCATCATCTATGCCCGCGATGAAGCCGACGGTGCGGTGAAGGCGTTTGTGATGGAAAAGGACGGGGAGGGCAACCATCCGGCCGGCTATAACGCCACAGTGATTACCGGCAAGATGGGCAAGCGCGCCGTGCTGCAGCCGAATATCACCATTGAGGACCTGCGGATTCCGGCGGAAAACCGGTTGGATCACTGCAATTCGTTCAAGGACGTCAACAAAGTACTGGCGGCCACCCGCGGGGGAGTGGCGTGGGAGGCACTCGGGCATGCGGTTGCGGCCTACGAGATTGCCGTGGCGTACGCCAAGACGCGTGTGCAGTTCGGAAAGGAAATTGGCCGGTTCCAGCTGGTGCAGAACAAGCTGGCGAACATGCTGGCACAGCTGACCGCCATCAAATTGACGTGTTTCCGGCTCAACGAGCTGGCCGATGAAGGAAGCATGACCAGCCCCATGGCCTCCATGGCCAAGATGTTTGCCGCACGCCAGGGCAGGTGGATCTGCTCGGAGGCGCGGGACATTATGGGCGGCAACGGACTGCTCCTGGAAAACCATGTTGCCCGGCACCTCACGGACATGGAGGTGGTCTTCACCTATGAAGGCACCGACAGCATGCAGTCCCTGATTCTGGGCAGGCATATCACGGGGTTCTCGGCGTTCGCATAA
- a CDS encoding TetR/AcrR family transcriptional regulator has product MTDTAQRLLSSATAAFAAKGFHGTTTRDIASGAGVTPGAVYVHHKSKEDLLYCISKVGHEKTLDLVRASAGSSKDDSPVDRMAALVRNLVEWQAVNHTSSRVVNFELPALSDEHLAEVLQMRHQVEDEFRSIVDDGLKQGVFNVPDANMAVVTLLSLCIDVARWYRGDGRLSAAEIGEHHSLMALRLLGVDNL; this is encoded by the coding sequence ATGACCGACACAGCACAGCGGCTGCTCTCCTCCGCCACTGCCGCCTTCGCAGCGAAAGGTTTTCACGGCACCACTACGCGGGACATCGCCTCCGGCGCCGGGGTGACCCCCGGAGCCGTCTACGTGCACCACAAGTCCAAGGAAGATCTGCTCTACTGCATTTCCAAGGTGGGGCATGAGAAGACCTTGGACTTGGTGCGGGCCAGCGCGGGCAGCTCGAAGGACGACAGCCCGGTGGACCGGATGGCAGCCCTGGTCCGGAACCTGGTGGAATGGCAGGCGGTCAACCACACCAGCTCCCGTGTAGTGAACTTCGAATTGCCGGCGCTGAGCGACGAGCATCTGGCCGAAGTCCTGCAGATGCGCCACCAGGTGGAGGATGAATTCCGCTCCATTGTTGACGACGGTTTGAAGCAAGGTGTGTTCAACGTTCCGGACGCAAACATGGCGGTGGTTACCCTGCTTTCCCTGTGCATCGATGTAGCACGCTGGTACCGCGGTGACGGGCGGCTCAGCGCGGCAGAGATTGGTGAGCACCATAGCCTCATGGCTCTGCGGCTGCTCGGAGTCGACAACCTCTGA
- a CDS encoding SMP-30/gluconolactonase/LRE family protein, with product MSDAKTLVSGLGMGESARWHGSELWFADWLAGTISALDAAGNVRRVTGVPSTPICFDWLPDGRMAVVSGSDAAVLLEVPHAGLVPLADLHGISEYPWNEIAVHPAGNIYVNGIGYDYSGESADNGAIALIRPDGSVEQVAGGLAFPNGMLVSGDGSTLVVAESNAGRLTAFPIREDGSLGAGSLWADLAGGAPDGICWDGTGGIWFAEVPGERCVRVAQGGSVLETIQLDQGCFSCAAGGEDGGLLFMMTAQWPQAMDPAAKRTGHVMGLRVK from the coding sequence ATGTCCGACGCGAAAACCCTTGTGTCCGGGCTGGGAATGGGCGAATCGGCACGCTGGCACGGCAGCGAACTGTGGTTTGCCGACTGGCTGGCCGGCACAATCTCCGCCCTCGACGCCGCGGGGAACGTCCGGCGGGTTACCGGCGTGCCGTCAACACCCATTTGCTTTGACTGGCTGCCGGACGGCCGGATGGCGGTGGTCTCCGGCAGCGATGCAGCCGTCCTGCTGGAGGTGCCGCATGCAGGCCTGGTCCCTCTGGCGGACCTGCACGGAATCTCCGAGTACCCGTGGAATGAAATCGCGGTGCATCCCGCGGGCAATATCTATGTCAACGGCATCGGCTACGACTATTCCGGGGAATCAGCCGACAACGGCGCCATTGCCCTCATCCGGCCGGACGGTTCCGTGGAACAGGTTGCCGGCGGCCTGGCCTTCCCCAACGGCATGCTGGTGAGCGGGGACGGCAGCACGCTGGTGGTGGCGGAGTCCAATGCCGGGCGCCTCACCGCGTTTCCTATCCGGGAAGACGGAAGCCTCGGCGCAGGCTCACTGTGGGCTGATCTTGCCGGCGGTGCTCCGGACGGTATTTGCTGGGACGGCACCGGCGGGATCTGGTTCGCCGAGGTCCCCGGGGAACGCTGTGTCCGGGTGGCCCAGGGCGGCTCGGTGCTCGAAACCATCCAGCTGGACCAGGGCTGCTTCTCGTGCGCCGCCGGAGGCGAAGACGGCGGACTGCTGTTCATGATGACGGCGCAGTGGCCTCAGGCCATGGACCCGGCCGCCAAGCGCACCGGCCACGTCATGGGGTTGCGGGTGAAGTAA
- a CDS encoding ABC-F family ATP-binding cassette domain-containing protein, with product MSLIRLQDVNVGFDKTQILREAFFRLEPKDRVGLIGKNGSGKSTLLKLILEQVQPDSGTVSVETGLKIGYFSQFSELNGESTITEVLDALFVEIKAAEAELASIDEAIAADPEPKALDKLIRRQSELFETMDRLDGWDYPRRIDAALTTLGFSEAHRTCPIDALSGGWRNRAALAKILLQAPDVLLLDEPTNYLDVAGVEWLEGWFRDFRGAAVVVSHDRKFLDAVVTRIIEVENYHLHEYPGNFGEYVIQKQFRLKALQSQFVHESELLAFEAEGISDRREAAKAGSDGLGSKLAKIKKARAPRPVDQIITEIYGGLHVKDNLCRVESVAKSYGDRTLFQDLSFEIRRGDRLVVLGSNGSGKTTLLRVLTGEEKADAGKVAWANGAKMVSYNQVLAELDDGDTVTHSVNAMPDSLALTATKKSVNRFLTMFQFSEADLKQKIGNLSGGQKARVAMAQCLLSGASVLLLDEPTNHLDLSSTQVMERALLHFPGAVVVVSHDRFFTDKIANRHLVFGADGARPGEIDLRVA from the coding sequence ATGAGCCTAATCCGGCTGCAGGACGTCAATGTTGGCTTCGACAAGACACAGATCCTGCGTGAGGCGTTCTTCCGGCTGGAACCCAAGGACCGGGTGGGACTGATCGGCAAAAACGGTTCAGGTAAATCCACCCTGCTGAAACTGATCCTGGAACAGGTGCAGCCGGACTCCGGCACGGTCAGCGTGGAGACGGGGTTGAAAATTGGCTACTTCTCCCAGTTCTCCGAGCTCAACGGTGAATCCACGATTACCGAGGTCCTGGACGCCCTGTTCGTGGAGATTAAGGCCGCTGAAGCCGAGCTTGCCTCCATTGATGAGGCCATTGCCGCAGATCCTGAGCCCAAGGCGCTGGATAAGCTGATCCGCCGGCAGTCGGAACTGTTCGAAACCATGGACCGGCTGGACGGCTGGGACTATCCGCGCCGGATCGACGCCGCCCTGACCACGCTGGGGTTCAGCGAAGCACACCGGACCTGTCCCATCGATGCCCTGTCCGGCGGCTGGCGCAACCGTGCCGCCCTGGCCAAGATCCTGCTTCAAGCACCGGATGTGCTGCTGCTGGATGAACCCACCAACTACCTGGACGTTGCCGGCGTGGAGTGGCTGGAAGGCTGGTTCCGCGATTTCCGGGGCGCCGCCGTCGTCGTCTCCCACGACCGGAAGTTCCTGGACGCCGTAGTGACCCGCATCATCGAGGTGGAGAATTACCACCTGCACGAATACCCCGGAAACTTCGGCGAATACGTGATCCAGAAGCAGTTCCGGCTCAAGGCGCTGCAAAGCCAGTTTGTGCATGAATCCGAGCTGCTGGCGTTTGAAGCGGAAGGTATTTCCGACCGGCGCGAGGCCGCGAAAGCCGGCAGCGACGGCCTGGGCAGCAAGCTGGCCAAGATCAAGAAAGCCCGGGCTCCGCGTCCGGTGGACCAGATCATCACGGAGATTTACGGCGGTCTGCACGTCAAGGACAACCTGTGCCGGGTGGAGTCCGTGGCCAAGTCCTACGGTGACAGGACGCTGTTTCAGGACCTGAGCTTTGAAATCCGCCGCGGCGACCGGCTGGTGGTCCTCGGTTCCAACGGCAGCGGCAAGACCACGCTGCTGCGTGTGCTGACGGGCGAGGAAAAGGCCGACGCCGGCAAGGTTGCCTGGGCGAACGGGGCGAAGATGGTTTCCTACAACCAGGTGCTGGCGGAGCTGGACGACGGCGACACCGTCACGCACTCGGTCAACGCCATGCCGGACAGCCTGGCCCTGACCGCCACGAAGAAATCAGTCAACCGGTTCCTCACCATGTTCCAGTTTTCCGAAGCAGATCTGAAGCAGAAGATCGGCAACCTGTCCGGCGGACAAAAGGCACGCGTGGCCATGGCCCAGTGCCTGCTTTCCGGTGCCTCCGTGCTGCTGCTCGATGAGCCCACCAACCACCTGGACCTCTCCAGCACCCAGGTCATGGAACGGGCGCTGCTGCACTTCCCGGGAGCTGTGGTGGTGGTCAGCCACGACCGGTTCTTCACCGACAAGATCGCCAACCGGCATCTGGTGTTCGGTGCCGACGGCGCCCGGCCGGGCGAGATCGACCTGCGGGTTGCCTAA